One stretch of Salarias fasciatus chromosome 19, fSalaFa1.1, whole genome shotgun sequence DNA includes these proteins:
- the LOC115406438 gene encoding guanine nucleotide-binding protein G(q) subunit alpha-like isoform X2, whose amino-acid sequence MTLESMMACCLSEEAKESKRINAEIDKQLRRDKRDSRRELKLLLLGTGESGKSTFIKQMRIIHGAGYSDEDKRGFIRLVYQNIFTSMQSMIRATETLKIPYKFEQNRSNAMLVKEVDIEKISAFDQPYIVAIKSLWADPGIQEAYDRRREYQLSDSTKYYLSDIDRVTAEGYVPTQQDVLRVRVPTTGIIEYPFDLENVIFSYLTDLDRIADSNYLPTQQDVLRVRIPTTGIIEYPFDLQSIIFRMVDVGGQRSERRKWIHCFENVTSIMFLVALSEYDQVLVESDNENRMEESKALFRTIITYPWFQNSSVILFLNKKDLLEEKISYSHLVDYFPEFDGPQRDAQAAREFILKMFVDLNPDSDKIIYSHFTCATDTENIRFVFAAVKDTILQLNLKEYNLV is encoded by the exons ATGACTCTGGAGTCCATGATGGCTTGCTGCCTGAGCGAAGAGGCGAAGGAGTCGAAACGAATCAATGCAGAAATTGACAAACAACTCCGCCGAGACAAACGAGACTCCAGGAGAGAGCTGAAATTACTACTTCTCG GTACGGGAGAAAGTGGCAAAAGCACGTTTATCAAGCAGATGAGGATCATCCATGGGGCCGGCTACTCCGACGAAGACAAGAGAGGCTTCATTCGGCTCGTTTACCAGAACATCTTCACCTCCATGCAGTCCATGATCCGTGCCACCGAGACCCTTAAGATCCCCTACAAATTTGAACAGAACCGG TCTAATGCCATGCTCGTGAAGGAGGTGGACATTGAGAAGATCAGCGCGTTTGACCAACCGTACATCGTAGCTATTAAAAGCTTGTGGGCCGACCCGGGGATCCAGGAGGCCTACGATCGCCGCCGAGAGTATCAGCTCTCTGACTCCACTAAATA TTACCTTAGCGATATAGACCGTGTGACTGCAGAGGGATATGTTCCCACCCAGCAGGATGTGCTGAGGGTCCGTGTTCCCACCACGGGTATAATAGAGTACCCATTTGACCTGGAGAACGTCATCTTCAG TTATCTTACGGATTTGGATCGTATTGCAGATTCCAACTATCTTCCCACTCAGCAGGATGTACTCAGGGTGCGCATCCCCACCACAGGAATCATAGAGTACCCCTTCGACTTGCAGAGCATCATTTTCAG GATGGTTGATgtaggaggtcagaggtcagagaggaggaagtggatcCACTGCTTTGAGAACGTCACCTCCATTATGTTCCTGGTGGCGCTGAGTGAGTATGACCAGGTCCTGGTGGAGTCCGACAATGAG AACCGCATGGAGGAGAGCAAGGCGCTGTTCAGGACTATCATTACCTACCCGTGGTTTCAAAACTCCTCCGTCATCCTTTTCCTCAACAAgaaggacctgctggaggagaagattTCCTACTCGCATTTGGTGGACTACTTTCCTGAGTTTGACG GTCCCCAGAGAGATGCACAGGCGGCGCGGGAATTCATCCTCAAGATGTTTGTGGACTTAAACCCAGACAGCGACAAGATCATCTACTCTCACTTCACTTGTGCCACGGACACTGAGAACATCCGCTTCGTGTTTGCAGCTGTCAAAGACACCATCCTCCAGCTCAATCTCAAAGAGTACAACCTGGTGTGA
- the LOC115406783 gene encoding protein ANTAGONIST OF LIKE HETEROCHROMATIN PROTEIN 1 translates to MEEGEQLRSLMLLVTYLLLKRRRDVNDASAQRRAEIQRRVRHRQYFFQRQRRMLMMMIASGIHSNVRIRTRPWTTTRSTDWWERVVMTEFQPSDWLDKFRMSRDTFFYLCDKLRPRLARQDTSFRLALPVEKRVAVALWRLASNVEYRTISSLFGVGKSTVCRCVRDMCHAIVALLSSIYLRLPGEQELEDSAQLFLSHWGFPHCVAAIGSLHTAIITPSNNASDYANPAGWLSVISQVAVSGRGHFWDVCASFPGGTDPADILQNSSLWATAAEGGLSPSPPPTFMGKSLRYVLLGEACYPLQSWLMKAYPEEKGRRASHATLTEPQRTFNRQLGRALRVSEEALLRLRARWQCLSKRNDCGLDVVPTMILACCILHNVCESHGDTFRPEWKEEVSEAESPQPSHKQLLSTGMDQSNAEEIRHLFCDYFQHNS, encoded by the exons ATGGAGGAGGGCGAGCAGCTGCGATCCCTGATGCTCCTGGTGACCTACCTGCTGCTGAAGCGCAGGAGAGACGTGAACGACGCGAGCGCGCAGAGACGCGCTGAGATCCAGAGACGCGTCCGACACCGACAGTACTTcttccagaggcagaggaggatgCTCATG atgaTGATCGCAAGTGGTATCCACTCCAACGTCCGCATCCGCACGCGACCTTGGACCACCACTCGGAGCACTGACTGGTGGGAGCGGGTGGTGATGACAGAATTCCAGCCCTCCGACTGGCTGGATAAGTTCCGTATGAGCCGGGACACGTTCTTCTACCTCTGTGACAAGCTGAGGCCCCGCCTGGCCCGTCAGGACACCAGCTTCCGCCTGGCGCTGCCGGTGGAGAAGCGCGTGGCCGTGGCCCTGTGGCGGCTGGCCTCCAACGTGGAGTACCGCACCATCAGCAGCCTGTTCGGCGTCGGGAAGTCCACGGTGTGCCGGTGCGTTCGGGACATGTGCCACGCCATTGTGGCTCTGCTCAGCTCCATCTACCTGCGGCTTCCCGgcgagcaggagctggaggactcGGCCCAGCTCTTCCTGTCTCACTGGGGCTTCCCTCACTGTGTGGCTGCGATAGGGAGTCTGCACACGGCCATCATCACCCCGTCCAACAACGCGTCCGACTACGCCAACCCCGCCGGCTGGCTCTCTGTGATTTCCCAG GTGGCCGTCAGCGGCCGGGGACACTTCTGGGACGTGTGTGCCAGCTTCCCGGGTGGGACAGATCCAGCAGACATACTACAGAACTCGTCACTTTGggccacagcagcagaggggggactgtctccttctcctccacccacctTCATGGGAAAATCCCTCAG gTATGTGTTGCTGGGGGAGGCCTGCTACCCGCTCCAGAGCTGGCTGATGAAGGCCTATCCCGAGGAGAAGGGCCGCAGGGCCAGTCACGCCACACTGACGGAGCCGCAGCGGACGTTCAACCGACAGCTCGGCCGGGCGCTGCGCGTGTCCGAGGAGGCGCTGCTGAGGCTGAGGGCGCGCTGGCAGTGTCTGAGCAAGAGGAACGACTGCGGGCTGGACGTGGTGCCCACCATGATCCTGGCCTGCTGCATTTTGCACAACGTGTGCGAGTCCCACGGGGACACCTTCAGACCGGAGTGGAAGGAGGAGGTGTCGGAGGCCGAGAGCCCCCAGCCCAGCCACAAGCAGCTCCTCTCCACCGGCATGGACCAGAGCAATGCAGAGGAGATCAGACACCTCTTCTGTGACtatttccagcacaacagctgA
- the LOC115406438 gene encoding guanine nucleotide-binding protein G(q) subunit alpha-like isoform X1 — protein MTLESMMACCLSEEAKESKRINAEIDKQLRRDKRDSRRELKLLLLGTGESGKSTFIKQMRIIHGAGYSDEDKRGFIRLVYQNIFTSMQSMIRATETLKIPYKFEQNRSNAMLVKEVDIEKISAFDQPYIVAIKSLWADPGIQEAYDRRREYQLSDSTKYYLTDLDRIADSNYLPTQQDVLRVRIPTTGIIEYPFDLQSIIFRMVDVGGQRSERRKWIHCFENVTSIMFLVALSEYDQVLVESDNENRMEESKALFRTIITYPWFQNSSVILFLNKKDLLEEKISYSHLVDYFPEFDGPQRDAQAAREFILKMFVDLNPDSDKIIYSHFTCATDTENIRFVFAAVKDTILQLNLKEYNLV, from the exons ATGACTCTGGAGTCCATGATGGCTTGCTGCCTGAGCGAAGAGGCGAAGGAGTCGAAACGAATCAATGCAGAAATTGACAAACAACTCCGCCGAGACAAACGAGACTCCAGGAGAGAGCTGAAATTACTACTTCTCG GTACGGGAGAAAGTGGCAAAAGCACGTTTATCAAGCAGATGAGGATCATCCATGGGGCCGGCTACTCCGACGAAGACAAGAGAGGCTTCATTCGGCTCGTTTACCAGAACATCTTCACCTCCATGCAGTCCATGATCCGTGCCACCGAGACCCTTAAGATCCCCTACAAATTTGAACAGAACCGG TCTAATGCCATGCTCGTGAAGGAGGTGGACATTGAGAAGATCAGCGCGTTTGACCAACCGTACATCGTAGCTATTAAAAGCTTGTGGGCCGACCCGGGGATCCAGGAGGCCTACGATCGCCGCCGAGAGTATCAGCTCTCTGACTCCACTAAATA TTATCTTACGGATTTGGATCGTATTGCAGATTCCAACTATCTTCCCACTCAGCAGGATGTACTCAGGGTGCGCATCCCCACCACAGGAATCATAGAGTACCCCTTCGACTTGCAGAGCATCATTTTCAG GATGGTTGATgtaggaggtcagaggtcagagaggaggaagtggatcCACTGCTTTGAGAACGTCACCTCCATTATGTTCCTGGTGGCGCTGAGTGAGTATGACCAGGTCCTGGTGGAGTCCGACAATGAG AACCGCATGGAGGAGAGCAAGGCGCTGTTCAGGACTATCATTACCTACCCGTGGTTTCAAAACTCCTCCGTCATCCTTTTCCTCAACAAgaaggacctgctggaggagaagattTCCTACTCGCATTTGGTGGACTACTTTCCTGAGTTTGACG GTCCCCAGAGAGATGCACAGGCGGCGCGGGAATTCATCCTCAAGATGTTTGTGGACTTAAACCCAGACAGCGACAAGATCATCTACTCTCACTTCACTTGTGCCACGGACACTGAGAACATCCGCTTCGTGTTTGCAGCTGTCAAAGACACCATCCTCCAGCTCAATCTCAAAGAGTACAACCTGGTGTGA